The Bacteroidota bacterium genome has a segment encoding these proteins:
- a CDS encoding nucleotidyltransferase domain-containing protein — MRVKDTIVSFLKSSINGFDSEAQVYLFGSRVNDQLRGGDIDVLILSNTKLPPAFVSQLRTNFFKNFGFQKLDVVNYLFTDNTTFKSIILENAIRL; from the coding sequence ATGCGAGTTAAGGACACTATCGTCTCTTTCTTAAAAAGTAGCATCAATGGCTTTGATAGCGAGGCGCAGGTGTATTTGTTCGGCTCACGTGTGAATGACCAGTTAAGGGGTGGCGATATTGATGTGCTGATTCTTTCAAACACGAAGCTTCCACCGGCATTTGTAAGCCAATTACGCACCAATTTTTTCAAAAATTTCGGCTTTCAGAAATTGGATGTAGTAAATTATTTATTTACAGATAATACTACATTCAAATCAATCATACTCGAAAATGCTATTAGGCTTTAA
- a CDS encoding DUF2304 domain-containing protein, with amino-acid sequence MTQIYTIMMNEQVMNVDINRIQYLSIFGSMILLAFILALIRNKKIKEEYSLLWIIAGVIFLFFAIWRDALDYLANLAGIAYAPAAIFLVFFIAIFIILVQFSIILSKLTEQNKRLIQEIGLLKMEIEQLKEK; translated from the coding sequence ATGACCCAAATTTATACAATTATGATGAATGAGCAGGTTATGAATGTCGACATCAACAGGATACAATATCTTTCCATTTTTGGAAGTATGATATTGCTGGCTTTTATTCTGGCATTAATACGTAATAAGAAAATCAAAGAAGAATATTCCCTTCTCTGGATTATTGCGGGAGTGATCTTCCTGTTTTTCGCCATCTGGCGTGATGCACTTGATTACCTTGCAAATCTGGCCGGTATTGCCTATGCCCCGGCCGCCATCTTCCTCGTTTTCTTCATAGCGATCTTCATTATCCTTGTCCAGTTTTCAATCATATTATCCAAACTTACAGAACAGAATAAGCGTCTCATTCAGGAAATAGGATTACTTAAAATGGAAATTGAACAGTTAAAAGAGAAATAG